The Salvelinus namaycush isolate Seneca chromosome 28, SaNama_1.0, whole genome shotgun sequence genome contains a region encoding:
- the LOC120023034 gene encoding ras and Rab interactor 3-like, with translation MSSLVPELSSSELTLPAPSSQPVPKPSSMLISAPTVAPISKPSSLPISSPHVPPIAKPPLSTPPIPPLSKPSVPPSPRVPPFSKISSPPLPRPSAPRKLSGPPQPRPPVPHPHSIAKPSSPALPRPPLLSMKSSSPPLPSPLVPLAPKPAPASASSPAPSPTQATAPRPSISILEKLIKTCPVWLQLGMAQERTTLILKKEVPGIFLVRKSPDQKSMVLSVCVSDKQVELQVQDVLIKEEKSLIYLEGSVLVFDNIFKLIAFYCVSRDILPCTLRLPQIIVQATKYEDIEMISTLGSDFWGSQLHSASEMVKRDDQGQDHSSSSCEIQLSTGKSNDRLWYINPIFIEEYCSSLEASTLVPAPIHRSQSLNTPGLVQVPPKFKRPPPRPPNVPEGLILSQGAKQGARGESVSPRSPPPPRTVIAKAAGQKAEGDSSKDTEGEGAASQLLLEKAVSVTVTDSVAATQPLQPLSPHGGTTGQKHPAPRPPPHRIPLVPLRRKPSENRPSIPGQEGGVGPVPVASLVCIDDTTNMAEEKLGVESHAGETETLQNKGTSRASNISEVVTVATAPLTKRAAHPVPPPRKKKPSQFTPTSPLSRNVISGGHLSINSSSDTPQNSSTPSPASRPTSIPVGEARGTDVSLYSPDGEAVFPALEHDSYSTSSTEEEADTVASRAGGTGGTNNTKVLMKRTPTIMLDRAKHRLSSVFTNFMNIDHKLQKRILELSRDRSSYFGTLVKDYRVYILETMGKHSSSTELLQEIRQMMTQLKSYLIQSTELQNLLEPNIYTEDKLEVIIEAALCKVMLKPLREAVYSGLKDIHARDSCLKRLRENQSVVLGTTTTELGISTSVPETPVMEKIQLKLMTLHQEYSPQKKIDLLLKTCKIIYESMSIGCPAGRAHGADDFLPVLMYVLARCNMAFLLLDVEYMMELMDPALQLGEGSYYLTTTYGVLEHIKNYEKQVVTRQLSLEIQNSIHRWEKRRTLNKASVSRSSVQDFINVSFLEAGCNTKTLRVRPNTTAQDLCSQCADKFEVAEPESYSLSVLVEGHHQPLAPEEFPLTIKSSLHHSQPLKEYYFVYRPGRTESEGQEAESQEAEGQEAEGQEAESQEAESQEAESQEAEGQEAEGQKVESEEPAPAAEPEPEEEESLIEI, from the exons ATGTCCTCTTTAGTCCCAGAGCTCTCCTCTTCAGAACTAACCCTACCAGCACCTTCATCTCAGCCGGTCCCAAAGCCCTCATCTATGCTCATCTCTGCTCCCACTGTAGCTCCCATCTCAAAACCCTCCTCACTTCCTATCTCTTCTCCCCACGTACCTCCTATAGCAAAACCCCCTCTGTCCACTCcccccattcctcctctctcaaAACCCTCTGTACCTCCGTCTCCCCGTGTTCCTCCTTTCTCAAAGATCTCCTCACCCCCTCTTCCTAGACCCTCAGCACCTCGAAAACTCTCTGGTCCACCCCAGCCGAGACCCCCCGTACCTCACCCTCACTCGATAGCCAAACCCTCCTCTCCAGCTCTCCCCAGACCCCCACTTCTATCCATGAagtcctcctccccccctctacCCTCCCCACTAGTCCCTCTAGCTCCCAAGCCCGCCCCAGCTTCGGCCTCATCACCAGCCCCATCTCCAACCCAAGCCACAGCCCCACGACCTAGCATCAGTATCCTGGAGAAACTGATCAAAACTTGCCCGGTGTGGTTGCAGCTGGGTATGGCCCAGGAGAGGACCACACTCATACTGAAGAAAGAAGTACCTGGG ATATTTTTAGTGCGTAAAAGCCCCGACCAGAAATCCATGGTGCTGTCAGTATGTGTATCTGACAAGCAGGTGGAGCTTCAGGTCCAGGATGTTCTGATTAAGGAGGAGAAGTCAC TGATCTACCTGGAAGGGTCTGTTCTGGTCTTTGACAACATCTTCAAACTCATCGCCTTCTACTGTGTCAGCCG GGATATTCTACCCTGCACCCTGAGGTTGCCTCAGATCATTGTCCAAGCAACCAAGTACGAAGATATAGAGATGATATCGACATTAGGCTCAG ATTTCTGGGGTTCTCAGCTTCACAGCGCCTCAGAAATGGTCAAACGTGATGACCAGGGTCAGGACCACAGCAGTTCGTCCTGTGAGATCCAGCTGTCCACCGGGAAAAGTAATGACCGTCTGTGGTACATCAACCCCATCTTCATCGAGGAGTACTGCAGCAGCCTGGAGGCCTCCACCCTCGTCCCAGCTCCCATCCACAGGAGCCAGAGTCTGAACACCCCAGGCCTGGTGCAGGTACCCCCCAAGTTCAAACGCCCCCCACCCAGGCCCCCAAATGTCCCAGAGGGCTTGATTCTGTCACAGGGGGCTAAGCAGGGTGCCAGAGGGGAAAGTGTCTCCCCCAGGTCTCCACCGCCACCGCGAACAGTAATAGCCAAGGCAGCAGGTCAGAAAGCGGAAGGAGACAGCAGCAAAGACACTGAGGGAGAGGGAGCTGCTTCTCAACTCCTCTTGGAGAAAGCGGTGTCAGTTACTGTTACTGACTCAGTAGCAGCTACTCAGCCTCTACAGCCACTGTCACCGCACGGAGGAACAACAGGACAGAAACACCCAGCACCCCGACCACCCCCACACAGGATACCACTCGTACCCCTTCGGCGGAAACCCTCAGAGAACCGTCCCTCAATCCCGGGACAGGAGGGCGGTGTTGGTCCAGTGCCTGTTGCTTCACTGGTCTGCATCGATGACACCACTAACATGGCAGAGGAGAAGTTAGGAGTGGAATCCCATGCTGGTGAGACAGAGACACTGCAGAACAAAGGGACATCAAGGGCTTCAAACATCAGTGAGGTTGTTACCGTGGCTACAGCCCCACTGACGAAGAGGGCCGCACATCCAGTCCCGCCTCCCAGGAAGAAGAAACCCTCTCAGTTCACGCCCACCAGTCCTCTCTCCCGAAATGTGATAAGTGGAGGACATCTGTCAATCAATTCATCATCTGATACCCCCCAGAACTCCAGCACCCCCTCGCCTGCCTCGAGGCCGACCTCCATCCCCGTGGGGGAGGCCAGGGGGACAGATGTGTCCTTGTACTCCCCTGATGGTGAAGCTGTCTTCCCTGCCCTGGAACATGACTCCTACTCTACCAGCAGTACAGAGGAGGAGGCTGACACTGTGGCCAGCAGGGCTGGAGGGACCGGTGGGACCAACAACACCAAG GTGTTGATGAAGAGGACCCCTACCATCATGCTGGACCGAGCCAAGCACCGCCTCTCCAGCGTGTTCACTAACTTCATGAACATCGACCACAAGCTCCAGAAGAGAATCCTAGAGCTGTCCAGGGACAGGAGCTCCTACTTCGGCACCCTGGTGAAGGACTACAG GGTGTATATCCTGGAGACCATGGGGAAGCACAGCTCCAGCACTGAGCTGCTGCAGGAGATCAGGCAGATGATGACCCAGCTGAAGAGTTACCTCATCCAGAGCACTGAGCTACAGAACCTACTGGAGCCCAACATCTACACAGAGGACAAATTAG AGGTGATTATTGAGGCTGCCCTGTGTAAGGTTATGCTGAAGCCTCTGAGGGAGGCTGTGTATTCAGGCCTGAAAGACATCCACGCCAGGGACAGCTGTCTGAAGAGACTGAGGGAGAACCAGAGTGTCGTCCTGGGTACCACCACCACAGAACTGGGGATCTCCACCAGCGTCCCAGAGACCCCTGTCATGGAGAAG ATCCAGCTGAAGTTGATGACCCTCCACCAGGAATACTCCCCTCAGAAGAAGATTGATCTGCTCCTTAAGACCTGCAAGATCATCTATGAATCCATGTCTATAGGCTGTCCAG CAGGGAGAGCCCATGGTGCAGATGACTTCCTCCCGGTGCTGATGTACGTCCTGGCCAGGTGCAACATGGCCTTCCTGCTACTGGATGTGGAGTACATGATGGAGCTGATGGACCCTGCactgcagctaggagagg GCTCCTACTACCTGACGACTACGTATGGAGTGTTGGAGCACATAAAGAACTATGAGAAGCAGGTGGTGACACGGCAGCTCAGTCTGGAGATCCAGAACTCTATCCACCGCTGGGAGAAGAGACGCACCCTGAACAAAGCCAGCGTGTCACGTTCATCTGTTCAG GACTTCATCAACGTGTCATTCCTGGAGGCAGGGTGTAACACTAAGACCCTGAGGGTCCGCCCCAACACCACAGCCCAGGACCTGTGTTCCCAGTGTGCTGACAAGTTTGAGGTGGCAGAGCCAGAGTCCTACAG CCTGAGTGTGCTGGTGGAGGGCCACCACCAACCCCTGGCCCCTGAGGAGTTCCCCCTCACTATCAAGTCCAGTCTCCACCACAGTCAGCCCCTCAAGGAGTACTACTTTGTCTACCGGCCTGGAAGGACAGAGTCAGAAGGACAGGAGGCAGAATCCCAGGAGGCAGAAGGACAGGAGGCAGAAGGACAGGAGGCAGAATCCCAGGAGGCAGAATCCCAGGAGGCAGAATCCCAGGAGGCAGAAGGACAGGAGGCAGAAGGACAGAAGGTGGAGAGCGAGGAGCCAGCTCCCGCAGCCGAGCCAGaacctgaggaggaggagagtctGATCGAGATATGA